The Paenibacillus thermoaerophilus genome segment AAGCTCAGCCGTTTCTGGACGAAGATCAACGGCTGTATGTGCCCATCCGGTTCGTGGCGGAGCAGCTCGGACTGGATATCGACTGGGAGAAAACAGGCAAGCAGCAATACGAAGTCAAGCTGGCCGGTCCCGATACGGTGATCGAATGGGCGACCGGCAACAATCGCCCTCTCGTCAACGGGAAGCCGAAAAGCGCGGGCGCCAAAGCCAAGTTTTTGAACGGCCGCGTGTTTATGCCGTTCCGGTTCGTGGCGGAAGCGACAGGCAACCGCGTCGACTGGGATGCGAAAAGCCGGACGGCGATCGTGTCGACCGACGGCGGAACCTACAAGGCTGCGGCCGTTCCCGGCCCGGTGCTCGGACCCGAGATGACGTTCCGCGCGACCGCCTATTCCGCGAGCCCGGAGGAGAACGGAGGCTGGGGCGCCGTGGATTATTTCGGCAACCCGCTCGAACTCGGCACGATTGCGGTGGACCCTTCGGTTATCCCGCTCGGCACGAAAGTGTATGTCACGGGCTACAAACACGACGGCCTGCCGGCCGGCGGATTTTACGCCGAGGCCCGGGATATCGGCGGGGCGATCAAAGGCGACCGCATCGATATTTTTATCCCCGGTCCGCGATCGGAAGCTTTCAAATTCGGCGTTCAAGACGTCACGCTTCGCATCGTGAAGTAACGATTGCGGGGCACGTCCGGAACCGCTTGCCGCGTCATTCGTTTGACGCCGGGAAGCGGTTCTTTTATGTTTAGGAAGAGAAGCAAATTTCATACTCGCGGCAATATGGGAGACGGAAGGAAGGATCGGAGCGGTGAGGCGCAATATCGTATGGGCTGTCGGTATCCTCTTGGCCGTGTTGGCCGTCATTCATGTGTACATTGGCTGGAATATCGTCCTGTTCCTCGAAGCTTGGGGGGCGGACGGCTTCGGCTGGCTGGCGGGCACAGCGCTTGCCGTGCTGGCGGTCGCTTATTTGCTGGGCAGATTGGGGCAGGCGGTCATGCCGGGCGCGCTGACCGACGCCGTCAAATCTATCGGTTCCTTGTGGCTGGCAGGTATCCAATATCTACTGCTGCTTCTCCCCGTCGCGGATCTGGTCGGCTGGATCGCCGCGCTTGCCGGCGCCGACGCCGACCGGTCCGTCCGGTGGATCGGCGGGGCCGTATTGCTCGTCCTGCTCGTTCTGTTCGCGTTCGGCACCCGCAATGCCTGGTCGCCCGTCGTCCGGCGGTACGAGCTGGACATCGACAAGCGGGCCGGCGACCGCAGCCGCCTGCGCGTCATGGTCGCTTCCGATCTGCATCTCGGAACGATTGTCGGGAACCGGCATATCCGCCGTTTGCTCGAACAAGCGGAACGCATCCGGCCCGATCTGATTTTGCTTGCGGGAGACGTGCTGGACGACGATCTGGGGCCGTTTCTCCGGAAGGACATGAAGTCGGTCCTCGGCCGTCTGCGTGCGCCGCTGGGGGTCTATGCCGTGCTGGGGAATCATGAATATTACGGCGGACATATCGACCGGTACGTCGAGGTCATGAGAGAAATCGGTATTCCCGTGCTTCGCGACGAGGTCGTGGAGCTGGAAGGCGGCCGGATCGTCATCGCCGGACGCAAGGATAAAACGGCCGAGACGGCCGACCCGGAAGGTCGGCTGCCGCTGGAGGAGCTGTTGCGGGACGTCGATCCGCAGACGCCGATTCTGCTGATGGACCATCAGCCGTACGGCCTGGATCGCGCGGAGGCGTGCGGCGTGGATGTGATGGTGTCCGGCCATACGCATCGCGGCCAGCTCGCCCCCAACCATCTGATTACCCGCAGGCTGTTCGAGCTCGATTGGGGCTACAAGCGCAAGGGCCGCCTGCATGCGGTCGTCTCTTCGGGGTTCGGGACATGGGGGCCGCCGCTGCGGATCGGCAGCCGCTCGGAAGTGATCCAGCTCGACATCCGGTTTCAAGGCTGATTGACAAGTCCGGCCGCATGAACGTCCGGGCATGTCGGCCGCATGAACGTCCGCCGCACGTCGGCCGTCCGGCTGACCGGCCGCGATGTTCTCAGGCACCAGCTCCAGCCGGATCGGCGTTCGCGAAGGGCCCGCCGCCCGCCGTCCGAAATGCAAATATACAAGAAACAACCTGTACTTGCGGCGAAAGATCACCGGGAAGTGCAAAAATGCACTCCGAGAGAGCGCCCCGGCCGCTTCTCGCACCAATCCCGCGATTGGAAGTGTATTTTTGCACTTCGATCCATAAAAACAGCCGCTTTTGAAGAAATGGAGTGTAAATTTGCACTCCTGTGAGCCGCCGATTCCGGAACGGAACGCAACGCCTCGCGTCGCATGCAGCCTTGCCGTCAACCGCGGCCGCCAAGCGGCGCGATTCCTGTCGAATTTTCGATGTTTTTGCTGCCCGGAGGCATAAAAAAGATTGCAGCTTTAGATAATTAGGAGTAAAATATAAATAAGCAGTTTGGATCCGCGCCGCTTCATTATTTCGGTAATTGATGTGAAAAGTTTCACAATCAAAACTCCGGTTCGATGATCAGGTACGGTACAACAACAAGTCAACAAAAGGAGGCCTTTTGCCGTGTCCGAAACATTGACGCAAGAACCGGCAGCCGTTCCGGCAGTTGCCCGCGATTTGGACATTCTCGACCAGTTGATGAAACCCGAAGTGCAGAAAGCTCTTACCGAGCTGGTGGACAATCTTCCCAAGCTCGCCGAGATGGTCTCGCAGCTGATCAAAGCCTACGACATCGCTCAATCGCTCGCGACGGACCGCGTTCTGATCGAGGATCTGAAAGGCGGATTCGAGGAATTCGTCAAGCCGATCGGCGAGAAAGCCAAAGGACTCGCGGCCGCAGCCGTCGAAGCCAGCGATCGTGCCCAAAACGATACGTCCACGATCGGTCTGTTCGGCATCCTGAAAATGTTGAAAGATCCGCAAGTCCAAAAAACGCTGCGGTTCGCGCAAGCTTTCCTGGACGTACTGTCGGATCGACAAAAACAGCGCTAATTCGGTAACGGCCGATAGCGAGACGGAGGATCAGCATGGCTAAGCATATTGTGATACTGGGCGCCGGCTACGGCGGGCTGTTGACCGCGCAAACCGCGCGCAAATATTTGTCGGCGGAAGAAGCGAAAATCACCATCGTCAATCGTACCCCTTACCATCAGATCGTCACCGAGCTTCATCGTCTGGCCGTCGGCGGCTTGAACGAAGGCAACGTCGCGCTGCCGCTCGAGAAGCTGCTGCGCAACCGCAACGTCGAGCTTCGCATCGACACGGTGACGAATATCGGACTGGAGCAAAAGCAAGTCAGCCTGGCGAGCGGGGCAACGCTGAACTACGATCAGCTCGTTATCGCGCTCGGCAGCGAAACGGCGTTCTTCGGCATCCCGGGACTGGAAGAAAACAGCTTCACGCTGAAATCGGTTGAAGACGCGAAGAAGATCCATGCGCATGTCGAAGCGAAAATCGAAGCGTACGCCCAAACCAAAAACAAAGCGGACGCCACGTTCGTTATCGGCGGCGGCGGCTTGTCCGGCATCGAGCTGATCGGCGAGCTGGTCGACACGCTTCCGAAGGTGTGCTTGCAAAAAGGCGTCGACTTCAACGACATTTCGTTGTACTGCGTCGAGGCGGCGCCGTCGATCCTGGCCGGCTTCTCGCCGGATCTCGTCGAGCGCGCGAAAACCAGCCTCGAAAAACGCGGCGTCAAAATTTTGACGGGCGTAGCGGTCACGGAAGTCCAAGGCAGCAACGTCATCCTGAAGGACGGCACCACGATCGAAGCCAACACGCTCGTATGGACGGGCGGCGTCACGGGCAACTCCGTCGTCGCCAACTCGGGCATCGAAGCCGTTCGCGGCCGCGCGACAGTCAACGAATTCCTGCAATCCACTTCGCATCCCGATGTGTATCTGGCGGGCGACAGCGCCGTCGTCATGGGGCCGGAAGGACGTCCGTATCCGCCTAGCGCCCAGCTCGCATGGCAGATGGGCGAGACTGTCGGCTACAACCTGTTCGCGACGATCAAAGGCCTCCCGCAAAAAAGCTTCAAGCCGGTATTCTCCGGCACGTTGGCAAGCTTGGGACGCAAGGACGCGATCGGCACGATCGGCGCCCACCAGACGAAGCTGAAAGGTCTGCCGGCTTCGCTGATGAAAGAGGCGAGCAACGTTCGTTATCTGTCCCACATCGACGGATTGTTCTCGCTTGTGTATTGATCCGTACGGTTTCAAGCGGCTGCCCTTCGGTCCGACGAGGATTGAACTGACCCCCGTCAAGTAGACAGTAC includes the following:
- a CDS encoding DUF1641 domain-containing protein, whose translation is MSETLTQEPAAVPAVARDLDILDQLMKPEVQKALTELVDNLPKLAEMVSQLIKAYDIAQSLATDRVLIEDLKGGFEEFVKPIGEKAKGLAAAAVEASDRAQNDTSTIGLFGILKMLKDPQVQKTLRFAQAFLDVLSDRQKQR
- a CDS encoding stalk domain-containing protein → MLLTGRFSKTVYAAAVSAALLTGASLPAKSAYASSDVRVQINDRLISFPEAQPFLDEDQRLYVPIRFVAEQLGLDIDWEKTGKQQYEVKLAGPDTVIEWATGNNRPLVNGKPKSAGAKAKFLNGRVFMPFRFVAEATGNRVDWDAKSRTAIVSTDGGTYKAAAVPGPVLGPEMTFRATAYSASPEENGGWGAVDYFGNPLELGTIAVDPSVIPLGTKVYVTGYKHDGLPAGGFYAEARDIGGAIKGDRIDIFIPGPRSEAFKFGVQDVTLRIVK
- a CDS encoding NAD(P)/FAD-dependent oxidoreductase; the protein is MAKHIVILGAGYGGLLTAQTARKYLSAEEAKITIVNRTPYHQIVTELHRLAVGGLNEGNVALPLEKLLRNRNVELRIDTVTNIGLEQKQVSLASGATLNYDQLVIALGSETAFFGIPGLEENSFTLKSVEDAKKIHAHVEAKIEAYAQTKNKADATFVIGGGGLSGIELIGELVDTLPKVCLQKGVDFNDISLYCVEAAPSILAGFSPDLVERAKTSLEKRGVKILTGVAVTEVQGSNVILKDGTTIEANTLVWTGGVTGNSVVANSGIEAVRGRATVNEFLQSTSHPDVYLAGDSAVVMGPEGRPYPPSAQLAWQMGETVGYNLFATIKGLPQKSFKPVFSGTLASLGRKDAIGTIGAHQTKLKGLPASLMKEASNVRYLSHIDGLFSLVY
- a CDS encoding metallophosphoesterase encodes the protein MRRNIVWAVGILLAVLAVIHVYIGWNIVLFLEAWGADGFGWLAGTALAVLAVAYLLGRLGQAVMPGALTDAVKSIGSLWLAGIQYLLLLLPVADLVGWIAALAGADADRSVRWIGGAVLLVLLVLFAFGTRNAWSPVVRRYELDIDKRAGDRSRLRVMVASDLHLGTIVGNRHIRRLLEQAERIRPDLILLAGDVLDDDLGPFLRKDMKSVLGRLRAPLGVYAVLGNHEYYGGHIDRYVEVMREIGIPVLRDEVVELEGGRIVIAGRKDKTAETADPEGRLPLEELLRDVDPQTPILLMDHQPYGLDRAEACGVDVMVSGHTHRGQLAPNHLITRRLFELDWGYKRKGRLHAVVSSGFGTWGPPLRIGSRSEVIQLDIRFQG